One genomic window of Aliiroseovarius sp. M344 includes the following:
- the mnmA gene encoding tRNA 2-thiouridine(34) synthase MnmA: MTTTVATQDAPVLNSLGFAKAPGDTRVVVAMSGGVDSSVVAAMLADEGYDVIGVTLQLYDHGAALAKKGACCAGIDIHDARHVAESMGFPHYVLDYENIFQDAVIEEFADSYLGGATPVPCIRCNERVKFKDLLETARDLGADCMATGHYIQRADGAAGPELHSAADPTRDQSYFLFSTTPEQLNYLRFPLGHLKTKDETRALARNYGLEVADKPDSQDICFVPDGNYAGVIEKLRPGAAEPGDIVDANGQVLGRHTGVINYTIGQRRGLGIGGLSDPLYVVKLDVDKKQVVVGPKEMLATRTVPVREINWLGDEPFMSRKEWHMGVRIRSTRPPREAIIRPISDTEAEVELLTAEEGVSPGQACVFYETDGPRIFGGGWIWRGA, encoded by the coding sequence ATGACCACGACCGTAGCGACCCAAGACGCGCCCGTGTTGAATTCACTGGGCTTTGCGAAAGCACCCGGTGATACCCGCGTGGTGGTCGCGATGTCGGGGGGTGTGGACAGTTCGGTGGTGGCCGCGATGTTGGCCGATGAAGGATATGATGTCATCGGCGTGACATTGCAGCTATATGACCACGGTGCGGCCTTGGCCAAGAAAGGAGCGTGCTGCGCTGGTATCGACATTCATGACGCCCGCCATGTTGCTGAAAGTATGGGGTTTCCACACTACGTCCTCGATTATGAAAACATCTTTCAGGACGCGGTGATCGAGGAATTTGCCGACAGTTATCTGGGTGGTGCAACCCCCGTCCCCTGCATCCGGTGCAATGAGCGGGTGAAATTCAAAGACCTGTTGGAAACCGCACGCGACTTGGGTGCGGATTGCATGGCAACCGGGCATTACATTCAAAGGGCCGATGGCGCCGCCGGGCCAGAGCTTCACAGCGCCGCTGACCCCACCCGCGACCAAAGCTATTTCCTGTTCTCAACCACGCCAGAACAGTTAAATTATCTGCGTTTTCCGCTTGGGCACCTGAAAACCAAGGACGAAACACGCGCTTTGGCTCGCAATTACGGGCTTGAAGTGGCGGACAAACCCGACAGTCAGGACATTTGCTTCGTGCCAGACGGCAATTACGCAGGCGTCATCGAAAAGCTTCGCCCCGGTGCAGCCGAACCCGGCGATATTGTCGACGCCAATGGGCAGGTTCTGGGCCGCCATACGGGCGTAATCAATTATACGATTGGCCAACGCCGTGGGCTTGGCATCGGTGGATTGTCTGATCCGCTTTACGTGGTCAAACTTGATGTGGACAAAAAGCAGGTCGTGGTCGGCCCGAAAGAAATGCTGGCCACCCGAACCGTTCCTGTCCGCGAGATCAATTGGCTGGGGGATGAGCCGTTCATGTCGCGCAAAGAGTGGCATATGGGTGTGCGCATTCGATCGACCCGCCCACCCCGTGAGGCGATCATCCGCCCGATCTCGGACACCGAGGCAGAGGTCGAACTTCTGACCGCAGAAGAAGGCGTTAGTCCCGGTCAGGCCTGTGTTTTCTACGAAACAGACGGTCCGCGTATCTTTGGTGGCGGCTGGATTTGGCGCGGCGCGTAA
- a CDS encoding DUF1153 domain-containing protein: MYLKKVEGPRAVTLPDGSIMTRADLPPKTTRRWVASRKAAVVRAVRSGLISEKDAQELYALSSEELEEWLRAVTDHGEAALKATALQRYRQP; this comes from the coding sequence ATGTATTTGAAAAAAGTTGAAGGGCCACGCGCGGTGACCCTGCCGGACGGGTCGATAATGACACGCGCGGATTTGCCACCAAAAACCACGCGGCGTTGGGTTGCCAGCCGCAAAGCTGCGGTCGTGCGTGCCGTGCGATCCGGTTTGATTTCCGAGAAAGACGCGCAAGAGCTTTATGCCTTGTCATCCGAGGAGCTGGAAGAGTGGCTCAGGGCGGTGACCGACCATGGGGAGGCCGCTTTAAAGGCCACAGCCTTACAAAGGTATAGACAACCCTAG
- a CDS encoding PfkB family carbohydrate kinase: MTDTYDILCIGSVLWDVIGRTQHPMRVGSDEPGRITRLPGGVAMNIAMTVQRFDLRPALLTAIGRDAEGEELMAECGARGMVTSFVHRPSGLPTDVYMAIEGPQGLVAALADAHSLEAVGDAILTPLEDGRLGSAEAPFSGVIALDGNLTLPLLADIAKRPSFAAADLRVAPASPGKARRLLPLMSHPGATLYVNREEAGYLANNSFDNALEAAEGLLLAGANRVLVTDGGSFAADGSKAGGIIQTPCPAVRVRRITGAGDTFMAAHIAAEIAGKSPIDALADAQKTAAHYVSGEDDT; the protein is encoded by the coding sequence ATGACTGACACATATGACATACTTTGCATCGGGTCCGTTCTTTGGGACGTCATCGGGCGCACACAACATCCCATGCGCGTGGGGTCAGATGAACCAGGCCGGATCACGCGCTTGCCCGGCGGTGTTGCCATGAACATTGCGATGACAGTGCAGCGGTTCGATCTGCGACCCGCTCTGTTAACCGCCATTGGGCGCGACGCCGAAGGTGAAGAACTGATGGCAGAATGCGGCGCACGCGGGATGGTCACGAGTTTCGTGCACCGCCCTTCCGGCCTGCCAACGGATGTTTATATGGCGATCGAGGGGCCTCAGGGATTGGTCGCCGCGCTGGCAGATGCGCACTCGCTTGAAGCTGTAGGCGACGCCATCCTGACCCCGTTGGAAGATGGCAGGCTTGGCTCTGCGGAAGCGCCGTTTTCTGGGGTGATTGCGCTAGATGGCAACCTGACATTGCCGCTTCTGGCAGACATCGCCAAGCGGCCCAGCTTCGCTGCAGCAGATTTGCGGGTTGCCCCGGCAAGCCCCGGCAAGGCGCGGCGCCTTTTGCCGTTGATGTCGCATCCCGGCGCGACGCTTTATGTGAACCGGGAAGAAGCTGGATACCTTGCCAACAACAGCTTCGACAACGCGCTGGAGGCTGCCGAAGGGTTGCTTTTGGCAGGGGCAAACCGCGTGCTGGTCACTGATGGCGGAAGCTTTGCCGCCGACGGCAGCAAGGCGGGTGGCATCATTCAGACACCTTGCCCGGCGGTGCGTGTGCGCCGGATTACGGGCGCAGGCGACACGTTCATGGCCGCACATATCGCCGCAGAAATTGCCGGCAAAAGCCCAATCGATGCTTTGGCCGATGCGCAGAAGACAGCCGCGCATTATGTATCGGGAGAAGACGACACATGA
- the aroQ gene encoding type II 3-dehydroquinate dehydratase codes for MISLLVINGPNLNMLGIRQPEVYGRDTLPGIETLCREHAQTRNVGCEVFQSNHEGALIDQIHAARGSHHGIILNAGAYTHTSIAIMDAVASASVPTIEVHLSNIHARESFRHTSYLSKVAVGQICGFGAHGYVLAIDALIAHLAEAETA; via the coding sequence ATGATCTCATTGCTCGTCATAAATGGACCGAACCTAAATATGTTGGGGATACGCCAACCCGAGGTATATGGCCGCGACACCCTGCCTGGTATTGAAACGCTTTGTCGTGAACATGCGCAAACGCGTAATGTCGGGTGTGAGGTTTTTCAAAGCAACCATGAAGGCGCTTTGATAGATCAGATCCACGCGGCGCGCGGCAGCCATCACGGGATCATTTTGAACGCGGGCGCATACACACACACGTCTATTGCAATCATGGATGCTGTGGCGTCTGCCAGCGTTCCGACGATTGAGGTTCACCTGTCCAACATTCACGCGCGCGAGTCTTTCCGCCACACAAGCTATCTGTCCAAGGTGGCAGTTGGTCAAATTTGCGGGTTTGGCGCACATGGATATGTTCTGGCCATCGACGCACTGATTGCGCATCTCGCAGAGGCTGAGACCGCCTGA
- the tsf gene encoding translation elongation factor Ts, producing MAVTAALVKELRESTGVGMMDAKKALVETAGDMEAAVDWLRTKGLAKAAKKAGRTAAEGLVAVAVAGGKGVAVEVNSETDFVAKNKEFQDMVSAIASAALNVADVDGLNAADLGGKSVADTITNKIATIGENMSLRRMASVEGETVVTYVHNAAAEGMGKIGVLVAMNGGSEDFGRQVAMHIAAANPQALNEAVLDPSVVEKERTILTEQARESGKPENIIENMIKGRMKKFLAEVTLLGQDFVINPDLTVEAAAKEAGAEIVGYVRMEVGEGIEKEASDFAAEVAAAVQG from the coding sequence ATGGCAGTCACTGCTGCACTCGTCAAAGAACTTCGCGAATCCACCGGCGTTGGCATGATGGACGCGAAAAAAGCGCTGGTTGAAACCGCTGGCGACATGGAAGCCGCCGTCGATTGGCTGCGCACCAAAGGTCTGGCGAAAGCCGCCAAGAAAGCTGGGCGCACGGCTGCCGAAGGTCTTGTGGCCGTTGCCGTTGCCGGTGGTAAAGGCGTCGCGGTTGAAGTGAACTCTGAAACTGACTTCGTTGCGAAAAACAAAGAGTTCCAAGACATGGTTTCGGCCATTGCGTCGGCCGCTTTGAACGTCGCTGATGTGGATGGTTTGAACGCAGCAGATCTGGGCGGCAAATCTGTTGCCGACACGATCACCAACAAGATCGCCACCATCGGCGAGAACATGTCGCTGCGTCGCATGGCATCAGTCGAAGGTGAAACCGTAGTGACCTATGTTCACAACGCAGCGGCGGAGGGCATGGGCAAAATCGGTGTTCTTGTTGCGATGAACGGTGGTTCTGAAGATTTCGGCCGCCAAGTTGCAATGCACATCGCTGCTGCCAATCCGCAGGCGCTGAACGAAGCGGTTCTGGATCCGTCGGTTGTCGAAAAAGAACGCACCATCCTGACCGAGCAAGCCCGCGAAAGCGGCAAGCCCGAGAACATCATCGAGAACATGATCAAAGGCCGTATGAAGAAATTCCTGGCCGAAGTAACCCTGCTGGGGCAGGACTTTGTGATCAACCCTGACCTGACGGTTGAAGCCGCCGCCAAAGAAGCCGGTGCCGAAATCGTGGGTTACGTTCGCATGGAAGTCGGTGAAGGTATCGAAAAGGAAGCCTCGGACTTCGCAGCCGAAGTTGCAGCCGCCGTTCAAGGCTAA
- the rpsB gene encoding 30S ribosomal protein S2 yields MALPDFSLRQLLEAGVHFGHQTQRWNPRMGPFIYGERNGIHILDLTQTLPMLDAALNAVRETVAKGGRVLFVGTKRQAAGAIAEAAEKSAQYYMNHRWLGGTLTNWQTVSKSIQRLKEFDEKLANGAEGLTKKERLGMEREQEKLQASLGGIREMGGVPDLLFVIDVKKEALAIAEANKLGIPVVAVVDTNCPPEGVDYIIPGNDDAARAIALYCDLVSRSALDGMSAQLGAAGVDLGAMEEAPVEEAVAEVTEEAAPAE; encoded by the coding sequence ATGGCACTGCCTGATTTTTCGCTGCGTCAATTGCTAGAAGCTGGCGTACACTTTGGTCACCAGACCCAACGTTGGAACCCCCGTATGGGCCCGTTCATCTATGGTGAGCGTAACGGGATCCACATCCTCGACCTGACACAAACCCTGCCGATGCTCGACGCAGCCCTGAACGCTGTGCGCGAAACCGTTGCCAAGGGCGGCCGCGTGCTGTTCGTCGGCACCAAGCGTCAAGCTGCGGGTGCAATCGCTGAAGCCGCTGAGAAGTCGGCACAGTATTACATGAACCACCGTTGGCTGGGTGGCACGCTGACCAACTGGCAGACCGTCTCCAAATCGATCCAACGCCTGAAAGAATTTGACGAGAAACTTGCGAATGGCGCCGAAGGCCTGACCAAGAAAGAGCGTCTTGGCATGGAGCGTGAGCAAGAGAAATTGCAAGCGTCGCTGGGCGGCATCCGTGAAATGGGTGGCGTACCTGATCTTCTGTTCGTTATCGACGTGAAAAAAGAAGCGCTGGCGATCGCCGAAGCCAACAAGCTGGGTATCCCGGTTGTGGCCGTGGTAGACACCAACTGCCCGCCTGAAGGTGTGGATTACATCATTCCGGGCAACGACGACGCGGCCCGCGCAATTGCGCTGTACTGTGACCTCGTGTCTCGTTCGGCTCTGGACGGCATGTCCGCTCAGCTGGGCGCTGCTGGCGTTGATCTTGGCGCGATGGAAGAAGCTCCGGTTGAAGAAGCCGTTGCGGAAGTCACCGAAGAAGCGGCTCCGGCCGAGTAA
- a CDS encoding LuxR family transcriptional regulator: protein MDRMLEYLSDICHSRSIPDLWDRHCHAMLDFGFDRIVYGLSHFMTPNSIGPREDTLFLYSHPSQYMRLLYGDDELYRHSPMIEWAADNGGACSWAWVQDNIGKVSEMGQQVLDINRKMDVTAGYTISFLETSKRERGLMALTAKKGMSQDDVDEIWARDGKRIETMNHIAHLKIMSLPQHTDRAKLSARQREVLEWVGSGKTNQDIATIMGVTSATVEKHLRIARAKLGVDTTAQAILKISYLNQIHSPVS from the coding sequence ATGGATCGCATGCTCGAATACCTGTCTGATATCTGTCACAGCCGGTCTATTCCGGACTTGTGGGACAGGCATTGCCACGCCATGCTGGATTTCGGCTTTGACCGAATTGTCTATGGCTTGAGCCATTTCATGACGCCGAACTCAATCGGGCCGCGCGAAGATACCCTGTTCCTGTATTCTCACCCATCACAATACATGCGGCTTTTGTATGGTGACGACGAACTTTACCGCCATTCACCGATGATTGAATGGGCCGCGGACAATGGTGGCGCGTGCAGTTGGGCTTGGGTGCAAGACAACATTGGCAAGGTCAGCGAAATGGGCCAGCAGGTTTTGGACATAAATCGCAAGATGGACGTGACTGCCGGTTACACGATTTCCTTTCTCGAAACATCAAAACGTGAGCGCGGGCTGATGGCGTTGACGGCCAAGAAAGGCATGTCGCAGGATGATGTTGACGAAATCTGGGCGCGGGACGGGAAAAGGATCGAGACGATGAACCATATCGCGCATCTGAAAATCATGTCCCTGCCCCAACATACTGACCGGGCAAAGCTGTCAGCGCGTCAACGCGAAGTATTGGAATGGGTTGGTAGCGGTAAGACCAATCAGGATATCGCGACGATCATGGGTGTGACGTCAGCCACCGTCGAGAAGCACCTGCGAATCGCTCGGGCCAAACTGGGGGTCGACACCACTGCACAGGCCATTTTGAAGATTTCTTATCTGAATCAGATTCATTCTCCCGTAAGTTGA
- a CDS encoding calcium/sodium antiporter produces the protein MSALIFVLLGLVALVVGGDMLVRGAVAMAQRFGLPPMVIGLTLVGFGTSSPELVTSLEAALNGSSGIAVGNIIGSNIGNILLILGIAAFLVPIAVDPAAFKRDGLVMVLASALCLGAVLIGDIGRLAGLSFVLALALYLSYTLITERRLDDSPESAVYEAEADLVAVRGHALGIDLGIAAIGLLVTILGAKFLVSGAVTLAQVAGISEAVIGLTIVAIGTSMPELVTSVIAVRKGQGDVALGNVLGSNIFNILGILGITTLVQPMQIPPEIIQFDIWIMCAATALLVLFARTGWRVGRREGAIMVMCYIGYLTWLLV, from the coding sequence GTGAGTGCTTTGATATTTGTCCTCCTTGGACTTGTGGCGCTGGTTGTCGGTGGTGACATGCTGGTTCGTGGTGCGGTCGCTATGGCGCAAAGGTTTGGCCTTCCCCCGATGGTGATCGGGTTGACCCTCGTTGGCTTTGGGACATCATCACCAGAACTGGTGACGAGCCTTGAAGCAGCGCTAAACGGCTCGTCCGGGATAGCTGTTGGCAACATCATCGGCAGCAACATCGGAAATATCCTTTTAATCCTTGGAATTGCGGCGTTTCTTGTGCCCATTGCTGTTGATCCTGCAGCATTCAAACGCGACGGATTGGTGATGGTTCTGGCAAGCGCCCTATGCCTTGGTGCGGTGCTCATCGGTGACATTGGCAGGCTTGCGGGTTTGTCCTTTGTCTTAGCGCTCGCCTTATATCTGTCATACACGCTGATCACCGAGCGCCGTTTGGATGATAGCCCCGAAAGTGCGGTATACGAAGCAGAAGCGGATCTTGTTGCGGTCCGCGGTCATGCGCTTGGTATCGATCTGGGGATCGCGGCAATCGGCCTTTTAGTCACCATTTTGGGCGCGAAGTTCCTTGTATCTGGCGCTGTCACGTTGGCACAGGTTGCAGGGATATCTGAGGCGGTCATTGGCCTGACCATCGTCGCCATCGGAACGTCAATGCCAGAGCTTGTGACATCCGTGATTGCCGTCCGGAAGGGTCAAGGTGATGTGGCGCTTGGCAATGTGCTGGGCAGCAATATTTTCAATATCCTTGGCATTCTTGGCATCACAACATTGGTGCAGCCGATGCAGATCCCGCCCGAGATTATTCAGTTCGATATTTGGATAATGTGCGCGGCAACCGCGCTGTTGGTCCTTTTTGCGCGAACTGGTTGGCGCGTTGGGCGTCGTGAAGGCGCCATAATGGTCATGTGCTATATCGGATATTTGACCTGGCTTCTGGTTTAG
- the lpxB gene encoding lipid-A-disaccharide synthase has translation MKVFLIAGEPSGDRLGAALMAGLKTLVDEVEFLGIGGTEMQAQGLQSRFPMSELSIMGIAEVAPKYFHLKRRIRETAEAVVDANPDVLITIDSPDFCLRVAKIVKTEEVEGLTFGHDIPTVHYVAPSVWAWRPKRAAKMAQWIDHVLALLPFEPPYMEAAGMGCDFVGHPVVAEPIATEAEAQAFRDQRQIGDGPLVLALPGSRKGEVTRLADRFGETLGRVKREHPNMQVVLPVAQGVDALVRELTATWPVQPILIPADQPDLKRAAFRAADVALAASGTVSLELAASSTPMVIAYDMNWLSRILIGRLLKVDTVTLVNLVSETRVVPEFLGAECTPDKIAPALLATLADPSAQSDAMETTMARLGKGGDAPGLRAALAVLKVIDAA, from the coding sequence ATGAAGGTCTTTTTGATCGCGGGCGAACCGTCGGGAGATCGTTTGGGCGCTGCCTTGATGGCCGGGCTAAAGACCCTGGTTGATGAGGTGGAATTTCTGGGCATCGGCGGCACCGAAATGCAGGCGCAAGGGCTGCAATCCCGTTTTCCCATGTCCGAGTTGTCAATCATGGGCATTGCCGAGGTTGCTCCGAAGTATTTCCACCTGAAACGTCGTATTCGCGAAACGGCTGAAGCCGTGGTGGACGCCAACCCCGATGTGTTGATCACCATCGACAGCCCGGATTTCTGTCTGCGTGTTGCAAAGATCGTCAAAACGGAAGAGGTCGAGGGTTTGACCTTCGGCCACGATATCCCGACGGTGCATTATGTCGCGCCCTCGGTCTGGGCGTGGCGCCCAAAGCGGGCTGCAAAGATGGCGCAATGGATCGACCACGTGCTGGCGCTTTTGCCATTCGAGCCTCCCTATATGGAAGCCGCCGGTATGGGATGCGATTTTGTCGGGCATCCCGTTGTTGCCGAACCCATCGCGACCGAGGCGGAAGCGCAAGCCTTTCGCGATCAACGCCAGATCGGCGACGGTCCATTGGTGCTGGCCTTGCCCGGTTCGCGCAAAGGCGAGGTGACCCGACTTGCGGACCGGTTTGGTGAAACGCTGGGCCGGGTGAAGCGTGAGCATCCGAATATGCAAGTTGTGCTGCCCGTGGCGCAAGGGGTGGACGCGTTGGTGCGCGAGTTGACTGCGACGTGGCCGGTGCAACCGATCCTGATCCCGGCGGATCAACCTGACCTGAAGCGCGCGGCGTTTCGGGCGGCGGATGTGGCACTGGCCGCATCGGGCACGGTGTCGTTAGAGCTCGCGGCCTCCTCGACGCCGATGGTCATTGCCTATGATATGAACTGGCTCAGCCGCATTCTGATCGGACGGCTGTTGAAAGTTGACACTGTCACCTTAGTGAACCTTGTATCTGAAACCCGCGTGGTGCCCGAATTCCTTGGCGCAGAGTGCACCCCCGACAAGATCGCACCGGCGCTGCTTGCCACGCTGGCCGACCCATCCGCACAATCTGATGCGATGGAGACCACCATGGCGCGGTTGGGCAAAGGGGGCGATGCACCGGGCCTTCGCGCAGCACTGGCTGTGCTGAAGGTAATCGACGCGGCTTAG
- the ctrA gene encoding response regulator transcription factor CtrA has translation MRILLVEDDPTTSRSIELMLTHANLNVYATDLGEEGIDLAKLYDYDLILLDLNLPDMNGHEVLRQLRMSRVETPILILSGADDTENKIKGFGFGADDYMTKPFHREELIARIHAIIRRSKGHSQSVIKTGPIAVNLDAKTVDVDGRTVHLTGKEYQMLELLSLRKGTTLTKEMFLNHLYGGMDEPELKIIDVFICKLRKKLSTATGGDNHIETVWGRGYVLRDPEPVELDAKIAMGA, from the coding sequence ATGCGTATCCTTTTGGTGGAAGACGACCCGACAACATCACGCAGCATCGAACTGATGCTGACCCATGCTAATTTGAATGTCTATGCCACCGATTTGGGGGAAGAAGGGATCGATCTGGCCAAGTTGTATGACTATGATCTGATCCTTCTTGACCTGAATTTGCCTGACATGAATGGGCACGAGGTATTGCGCCAGCTTAGGATGTCGCGCGTCGAAACGCCGATCCTGATCCTGTCTGGGGCCGATGACACCGAAAACAAGATCAAGGGATTTGGGTTTGGTGCCGACGATTACATGACCAAGCCGTTCCATCGGGAAGAACTGATTGCACGAATTCATGCGATTATCCGACGCTCGAAAGGGCATTCGCAATCGGTCATCAAAACCGGGCCAATTGCAGTCAACCTTGACGCGAAAACTGTGGATGTCGATGGCCGCACAGTTCACCTGACTGGCAAAGAATATCAGATGCTTGAATTGTTGTCGTTGCGGAAAGGTACGACGCTGACGAAAGAGATGTTCCTGAACCATCTCTATGGCGGCATGGATGAGCCCGAGCTGAAAATCATTGATGTGTTCATCTGCAAACTGCGCAAGAAATTGTCTACGGCTACCGGCGGTGACAATCACATCGAAACCGTCTGGGGCCGGGGCTATGTGCTCAGGGACCCGGAGCCGGTCGAGCTGGATGCCAAAATCGCAATGGGAGCGTAA
- a CDS encoding LpxI family protein, translated as MTDRLAIIAGTGDLPHRIAASNPDALFVTIKGVEVDAPDDHDLVEASYEKLGVLFKAMRRAGIGRVVFAGKVDRPKLNPLRMDRVTLGLFPRVKAVLGKGDDALLRLVAEVFEEQGFEVVAATDVAQGLSLEATTIGRTPSTQDKTDANRAWSILDTLVAEDLAQGAVVAGGQCLGIETIQGTDALLRFVADTPEHLKQGARGVFVKRPKPRQDERMDIPTIGPSTVEAVAKAGLGGIVIPAGGVIILDQDQVQQLVREHDLFLDVRGAPK; from the coding sequence ATGACAGATCGCCTTGCCATTATTGCCGGAACCGGGGACTTGCCGCATCGGATCGCGGCCAGCAATCCGGACGCGCTTTTCGTTACCATCAAGGGGGTCGAGGTTGACGCCCCAGATGATCATGACCTCGTCGAGGCCAGCTATGAAAAGTTGGGCGTTTTGTTCAAGGCAATGCGCAGGGCAGGGATCGGGCGCGTGGTCTTTGCTGGTAAAGTTGACCGACCAAAGTTGAACCCTCTGCGTATGGATCGTGTCACGTTGGGCTTGTTCCCGCGGGTCAAAGCCGTGCTTGGCAAGGGCGACGACGCGTTGCTGCGGCTGGTGGCCGAAGTGTTCGAAGAACAGGGGTTTGAGGTCGTTGCCGCGACAGATGTGGCGCAGGGGCTGAGCCTTGAGGCAACCACCATTGGGCGCACACCAAGCACACAGGACAAAACGGATGCCAACCGGGCTTGGTCCATTCTGGACACGCTGGTCGCCGAAGACCTGGCGCAGGGCGCGGTTGTCGCGGGCGGGCAATGCCTTGGGATCGAAACCATTCAGGGCACCGATGCGCTGCTTCGGTTCGTGGCAGACACGCCCGAGCACCTGAAACAGGGTGCGCGCGGGGTTTTCGTGAAACGCCCCAAACCCCGGCAGGACGAACGGATGGACATTCCGACCATCGGCCCCTCAACCGTCGAGGCTGTCGCGAAGGCAGGGTTGGGCGGTATCGTCATTCCTGCGGGCGGTGTGATAATCTTGGACCAAGATCAGGTTCAGCAATTGGTGCGCGAACATGACTTGTTTCTGGATGTGCGCGGTGCACCGAAATGA
- a CDS encoding pseudouridine-5'-phosphate glycosidase — MTLPLHFSPEVSDARTLGLPIVALESTIITHGMPWPQNVETAREVEQVIRDGGAVPATIAVLAGRLHIGLTDAELETLGQAKDVAKLSRADLAVCIASGGTGATTVAATMIAAHLAGIRVFATGGIGGVHRGADSSFDISADLHELAKTPVTVVGAGAKAILDLPKTLEVLETLGVPVIAYGQKGFPAFWSRSSGLPAPLSMNDPAEIAKAMQLRSEMGLEGGQFVANPIPEKDEIPSAVINPVIEAALAAAAEDGIAAKAVTPYLLDRIYHETDGASLVANIALVKNNARLAARIAGEMSAS, encoded by the coding sequence ATGACCCTGCCCCTTCACTTTTCACCCGAAGTTTCTGATGCGCGCACCCTTGGTCTTCCCATTGTCGCTTTGGAAAGCACGATCATAACCCACGGCATGCCATGGCCACAAAATGTTGAAACCGCGCGCGAGGTCGAACAGGTGATCCGGGATGGCGGCGCGGTTCCTGCGACCATTGCGGTTTTGGCCGGACGCTTGCATATCGGTCTGACCGACGCTGAGCTTGAAACATTGGGTCAGGCGAAAGACGTTGCGAAGCTGTCGCGCGCGGATTTGGCAGTATGTATCGCCTCGGGTGGAACCGGGGCTACTACAGTGGCCGCCACGATGATCGCGGCGCATTTGGCAGGCATCCGCGTTTTCGCCACCGGCGGGATTGGCGGCGTGCACCGCGGGGCAGATAGCAGTTTCGACATCTCCGCAGACCTGCATGAACTGGCCAAAACCCCAGTCACAGTCGTTGGTGCAGGGGCGAAGGCCATACTGGACCTGCCCAAAACGCTCGAAGTTCTTGAAACCTTGGGAGTGCCCGTGATCGCCTATGGTCAGAAAGGCTTTCCTGCCTTCTGGTCGCGCAGCTCAGGGCTTCCTGCGCCTCTGTCGATGAACGATCCGGCTGAGATCGCAAAAGCAATGCAGTTGCGGTCAGAAATGGGTTTGGAGGGCGGCCAGTTTGTCGCCAATCCAATACCTGAGAAGGACGAAATTCCCTCCGCCGTGATCAATCCGGTGATCGAGGCAGCGCTGGCGGCGGCGGCCGAAGATGGGATCGCCGCTAAGGCGGTGACGCCCTATCTGCTTGATCGCATTTATCATGAAACCGACGGGGCATCACTGGTCGCAAATATAGCACTCGTCAAAAACAATGCGCGCCTCGCAGCGCGCATTGCTGGGGAGATGTCCGCCAGTTGA